The Candidatus Nanopelagicus abundans genome includes a region encoding these proteins:
- a CDS encoding DMT family transporter — translation MSKPSKLRGLEVLSAFSGVLIALQSRVNGELSNQMGDSLEAALVSFGTGLIFVSLISLFRKDVRAGFADIFKAVKLKQLPMWRLSAGMLGASFVAMQTHVVPIAGVALFTVASLAGQTAISLWVDHVGLAGGIKSVISKRRVIAAIITVGAVVISTWDRFVMSDFSILAITLAVFAGSWVGVQRALNGQINSFSKKSFATSQLNFITGFSFLTFLLILRSLFTDHSIMNLTSGPWWMFLGGSIGVFYIAFSAVAVQYVGVLEFTLLSVGGMLIGSLLLDVFVPTEGTQISPYLITGIFLTYLGVIANGQSRFSRK, via the coding sequence GGTGAGTTATCTAATCAAATGGGTGACTCTCTCGAAGCAGCCCTAGTTTCATTTGGTACTGGATTAATCTTTGTCTCACTAATTTCATTATTTAGAAAAGATGTCAGAGCAGGCTTTGCTGATATTTTTAAAGCAGTTAAATTAAAACAACTTCCAATGTGGCGACTAAGCGCAGGAATGTTAGGCGCCTCATTTGTGGCAATGCAAACCCATGTTGTTCCTATTGCAGGAGTTGCTTTGTTTACAGTGGCATCCCTAGCTGGTCAGACTGCAATCTCACTTTGGGTTGATCATGTTGGCTTAGCTGGCGGTATTAAATCTGTGATTTCAAAGCGGCGGGTAATTGCAGCAATTATTACGGTGGGCGCAGTAGTTATATCTACTTGGGATAGATTTGTAATGAGTGATTTTTCAATTCTTGCAATTACATTAGCTGTTTTTGCTGGTAGCTGGGTTGGCGTGCAGAGAGCGTTAAATGGTCAGATCAACTCTTTTTCAAAGAAGAGCTTTGCTACCTCACAACTTAACTTTATTACTGGCTTTAGCTTTCTAACATTTTTATTAATACTTCGCTCACTCTTTACCGATCACTCAATTATGAATCTAACCTCAGGGCCTTGGTGGATGTTCTTAGGTGGCTCAATTGGGGTTTTCTATATTGCTTTCTCAGCCGTTGCTGTGCAATATGTTGGCGTCTTAGAGTTCACACTACTTAGTGTTGGCGGAATGCTGATTGGATCATTACTACTTGATGTATTTGTGCCAACTGAAGGAACACAAATCTCACCTTACCTAATTACTGGAATATTCCTCACCTATTTAGGTGTGATAGCAAATGGTCAGTCCCGTTTTTCTCGTAAGTAA